The genomic interval GAGAAGACAATCAAGACACGGGGAAAGGGCGAAGTCAAGTTTGATAATCTCGGGAAGAAGACACTGGCGTATCCAATCAAAAAGTTCAAAGAGGGCGTGTACATCAACTATAGATTCACCGCCCAGCCGTCGGCTATTGTAAAAATAAAAGAGGCTCTGAAACACAAAGAAAATATATTGCGGTTCATTATATTTTTGAGAGGAAAAGAAAAATGAATCCTATTCGTCTCGGTTACCTTAATTCGGTCGTGTTGATCGGCAGGCTCGTCGCCGACCCTGAGTTGAGGTACACACAGAAAGGTGCACCGGTATGTGATTTTCGGATAGCGAGTTCACGACGCTACAAAAATCGTGATACCGGGGAATGGCAGGAAGAAACATTGTTCATCAATATCGTCGCCTGGCGCAGACAGGCGGAGACCGCCAATGATTTTCTGAAAAAAGGGAGTGCGGTGCTTATCGAGGGGAGACTCAGGTCACGGCAGTGGGAGACGAATAAGGGTGAAAAACGTTCCGCAATCGAGGTTGTCGCCCGTCGCATTCAGTTTCTCGATCTGCCGCCTAAGGAAGCGGATGCGGTTGAGTCTGATACAGAGGTGCCGATAGACAGTGCGACTGAAACAAAAGAGGATGATGAGATTGATACACCTTTTTAAAATAATGGATAAGGGATAAAAAATGAACAAGAGAAAAAGACGATGTCGATTTTGCAAAAATAATATTGATGAAGTCGATTATAAAGATACGTCCCTTTTAAAGGGATTCATAAATGAACGTGGAAAGATACTCGGTTCCAAGATCACGAGGCTCTGTTCTTTTCATCAGCGCAGGTTGACGCAAGCCATTAAAAGGGCGAGGGAGATCGCGCTCTTGCCGTACGAGATAAAATAATGAAGGTGATTTTGCTTAAACCGGTGGAGAGATTGGGGAAGGCGTTTGATGTTGTTGTCACGAAAGACGGCTATGCGAGAAACTATCTTTTTCCGAAGAGACTCGCTATTCCGGCTACCAAGGCGAATCTGCGTGGTCTGGAAAAGAATAAAGTTCGTTTCTCCAAAACGATTATGAGAATCAGAAAAGAGAGTATGGACATAGCCGAGCAGATCAACAACACCACGATAAAAACGACGATAAAGATAGGTATAGACGGTAAGTCATTCGGCAGTATCACATCTCAGGATATTTCCGAGCTTTTGAAGACCGAAGGAATCGAGGTGGATAAGAAGAACATAGTTCTTCCGGAACCGATAAAGCAACCCGGGGTGTATGATATCAAGGTGCATCTCGCCGGAAAGATCGACGCTGTATTTAAACTTGTCGTACTGGAAGAAGGAGAGTAAATTTTAGAAGTCTTTGTCAACGCGGTTCTGGAAGACCGCCAGAATAATTCATATATAGTCCTCTTAAAGGAAAAATACGGCCAGCGCACTTTGCCGATATGGATAGGTGAGAACGAGGCGTTCGCCATCGCCCTGTCGCTGGAAGGTAAGAAACCACCCAGGCCTTTAACCCATGACCTTTTGAAGCTTATTATCGATGCCTTTCAATCAGAGGTGGTGAAGGTGGAAGTGGTGGCGTTGAAGATGGTCAATGAGAGCGGTACTTATTTCGCCAAGATCTATATAAAGTCAGAGGGGAAGGTTATTGCGATCGACGCCAGACCGTCGGATTCCATCGCCCTTGCCCTGCGTACCGGTAGTGCTATCTTCGTTGACCCGAAGGTGATGGATGAAAACGGCAAGGTCCTTGAAGGGGACACAAATCTTGATGAAATGAAACGCAGGCTGAGGAATACAAAGCCTGAAGAGTTCGGCGATTTTCATCTTGATAAGTAAGAGTAAACCATTATAGATGGCGGTTAAAAAGACTCTCGATTTAAGTAAGATATCCAAAGTCGAAAAAAGGATGATCGAGGAGATTCTCGCGATCAAAAAGCGGGAAGTCAACAAGATCATGGTTCCGATCAATGAGATCGTGGCTTTTTCTTATAAAGAGCGTCTGAGCGACGTCATCGACAGTTACAAAAAGAATCATTATTCACGTTACCCGGTCTATCTGAAAAATCTGGATCAGGTGATCGGCGTTCTCTATATCAAAGACATTATCTCTTTCTGGTATGAATATAAAGACGAATCGGTCGTTCAATTCGTGAGGTTTCCGCATTTCGTATATGAGGACCGCTCCGCACTCGATGTTTTTCTTGAGTTGCAGAGGTTGCGGCTTTCCTTCGGTGTCGTGATTGATGAATTCGGTGGTGTTTCCGGAATCATTACCATTGAGGATTTGATAGAGGAGATCGTGGGTGACATCGAGGATGAGTTGGACGCGCGCAAAAAACCGTTTATTGAAAAGATATCCGACAAAGAATATATCGTCAATACCAGGATGGAGCTGGTTCACTTCGCGGAATATTTCGGTCTGCCCATCGAAGAGGACGATGTCTCCACAGTGGGCGGTCTGATCTTGAAGAACGCCGACCGTATTCCAAAGGTGGGCGAGGAAATAAAATACAGAAATTTGAAGTTTAAGATTATCTCCGGTACAAGGCGGAAGATAAACAAGGTGAAGGTCACCAAACTCTGAAAAATTTTCCGGTAAAGGCTATATGTGCAGTGCTTCGTAGATGATGCGGGCGT from candidate division WOR-3 bacterium carries:
- the rpsR gene encoding 30S ribosomal protein S18, translated to MNKRKRRCRFCKNNIDEVDYKDTSLLKGFINERGKILGSKITRLCSFHQRRLTQAIKRAREIALLPYEIK
- a CDS encoding bifunctional nuclease family protein yields the protein MLEVFVNAVLEDRQNNSYIVLLKEKYGQRTLPIWIGENEAFAIALSLEGKKPPRPLTHDLLKLIIDAFQSEVVKVEVVALKMVNESGTYFAKIYIKSEGKVIAIDARPSDSIALALRTGSAIFVDPKVMDENGKVLEGDTNLDEMKRRLRNTKPEEFGDFHLDK
- the ssb gene encoding single-stranded DNA-binding protein — translated: MNPIRLGYLNSVVLIGRLVADPELRYTQKGAPVCDFRIASSRRYKNRDTGEWQEETLFINIVAWRRQAETANDFLKKGSAVLIEGRLRSRQWETNKGEKRSAIEVVARRIQFLDLPPKEADAVESDTEVPIDSATETKEDDEIDTPF
- a CDS encoding CBS domain-containing protein; amino-acid sequence: MAVKKTLDLSKISKVEKRMIEEILAIKKREVNKIMVPINEIVAFSYKERLSDVIDSYKKNHYSRYPVYLKNLDQVIGVLYIKDIISFWYEYKDESVVQFVRFPHFVYEDRSALDVFLELQRLRLSFGVVIDEFGGVSGIITIEDLIEEIVGDIEDELDARKKPFIEKISDKEYIVNTRMELVHFAEYFGLPIEEDDVSTVGGLILKNADRIPKVGEEIKYRNLKFKIISGTRRKINKVKVTKL
- the rpsF gene encoding 30S ribosomal protein S6 — translated: MRNYEAMFIFNPELVEEKLEKEIKSVEKTIKTRGKGEVKFDNLGKKTLAYPIKKFKEGVYINYRFTAQPSAIVKIKEALKHKENILRFIIFLRGKEK
- a CDS encoding 50S ribosomal protein L9, which translates into the protein MKVILLKPVERLGKAFDVVVTKDGYARNYLFPKRLAIPATKANLRGLEKNKVRFSKTIMRIRKESMDIAEQINNTTIKTTIKIGIDGKSFGSITSQDISELLKTEGIEVDKKNIVLPEPIKQPGVYDIKVHLAGKIDAVFKLVVLEEGE